In Cryptomeria japonica chromosome 10, Sugi_1.0, whole genome shotgun sequence, a genomic segment contains:
- the LOC131026984 gene encoding ankyrin repeat-containing protein At5g02620, with protein MQRGERLFNMENSSIETRFFHACEYGDINQAERLLECRDFDPTRLIDKKTAEEGRTCLHLAVLAGDKVFLKKLVEKINQQNITDKRDKQGDTALHLAVWKYRVDLVKVLLDNCKADLNLTNNKGETPLCIAVKFGFPDVVKKMIDRELETVKMLCKEKKILLHAVKLNRVKIVEFLIKKSAVVKKSGILRELINQRVEDCDTKPSGHEVFQVSRTKVSDNKSKRDEETGNSPPIVAGDTPLHIAAKNKNEPIVDFLLKVQGVNKHALNSERKTPLDVAREVTDYNESFRIIKKLTDYPRRSRPFMYCAPEVDQEKDKRARYAVNKSFDERRNAELVVAALVATMAFTAVFTVPGGSYQDSDDPKRGTPILLGYAMFKLFLIFDCIAFFLSLFVCIMWQMASELTTEDKMLFMSVSSLLTALSLGFNSCGFMAAVYTILAHKERGLAWVILGNLLFIALCGAIAFIHQMAMFLVGRARFHRLCGVPRRLDDAVEKVWKRAERSGFLHLIRKVEEACHDAIEGDEPSKKADEEKHEHEHGYNSSCSSSPCLRNVPQSV; from the exons ATGCAGCGTGGCGAAAGGCTTTTTAATATGGAGAATTCATCTATTGAAACGCGTTTCTTTCATGCTTGTGAATATGGTGATATAAACCAAGCCGAAAGGCTGCTCGAATGCAGAGATTTCGATCCGACAAGATTAATTGATAAGAAGACGGCGGAGGAGGGAAGAACATGTTTACATCTTGCAGTACTTGCAGGAGACAAAG TATTTTTGAAAAAATTGGTAGAAAAAATAAACCAGCAAAATATCACCGACAAAAGGGACAAGCAAGGAGATACGGCTTTGCACTTAGCTGTGTGGAAATATCGTGTGGATCTGGTGAAAGTGTTGTTAGACAATTGTAAGGCTGATTTAAACCTGACAAATAATAAGGGAGAAACCCCGCTATGCATAGCAGTAAAGTTTGGATTCCCGGATGTTGTAAAGAAGATGATAGATCGTGAACTAGAGACCGTGAAAATGTtatgtaaagaaaaaaaaattctgcTTCATGCTGTGAAACTGAACCGAGTCAAAATTgttgaatttttaattaaaaaaagtgcAGTTGTCAAAAAAAGTGGAATTCTCAGAGAGCTTATCAATCAACGTGTTGAAGACTGTGACACAAAGCCATCTGGTCATGAAGTTTTTCAAGTCTCTCGCACAAAGGTATCTGATAATAAAAGTAAGCGTGATGAGGAAACTGGCAACAGCCCGCCAATTGTTGCTGGAGACACGCCTTTACATATTGCAGCAAAGAACAAAAATGAGCCT ATTGTGGATTTCTTGCTGAAGGTGCAGGGGGTGAACAAGCATGCCCTTAATAGTGAACGCAAAACACCTCTGGATGTTGCAAGAGAAGTAACGGATTACAACGAATCTTTCAGAATTATAAAAAAGCTCACAGATTATCCACGCAGATCCAGACCATTCATGTACTGTGCGCCAGAGGTGGACCAAGAAAAGGACAAGAGAGCCAGGTATGCGGTTAACAAATCCTTTGATGAGAGACGCAATGCAGAACTCGTGGTGGCAGCATTGGTGGCAACCATGGCATTTACGGCAGTGTTCACGGTTCCAGGTGGTTCGTACCAGGATTCTGACGATCCGAAGCGAGGAACCCCTATTCTTCTAGGCTACGCCATGTTCAAGCTCTTTCTTATTTTTGACTGCATAGCCTTCTTTCTATCTCTCTTCGTTTGTATCATGTGGCAAATGGCTTCAGAGCTTACCACAGAGGACAAGATGTTGTTCATGAGCGTCAGTAGTTTATTGACTGCTCTCAGCTTGGGATTCAATTCTTGTGGCTTCATGGCTGCAGTGTACACGATATTGGCGCATAAAGAAAGGGGCCTGGCTTGGGTGATTTTGGGAAATCTCTTATTCATTGCTCTCTGTGGAGCTATAGCATTTATCCATCAAATGGCAATGTTTTTAGTGGGACGAGCTAGATTCCACCGCTTGTGCGGTGTACCTCGTCGATTAGATGACGCTGTTGAAAAAGTATGGAAACGAGCAGAACGAAGTGGGTTTCTCCACCTTATCCGTAAAGTTGAGGAAGCTTGCCATGATGCAATAGAAGGGGATGAACCTTCCAAGAAGGCGGACGAAGAGAAACATGAACATGAACATGGCTACAACTCGTCCTGCTCTTCATCCCCGTGCCTCCGCAACGTTCCTCAGTCTGTTTAG